In Haloarcula limicola, the genomic stretch AGCGAGTACTGGAGTGCGCGAGCCTCTGGGAAATTTGGTTCGCCGCCACCATTCATTCCCTATCATTCATTCAGCCCACACGGAGAGATGTCTCTTCGTGTGGGCTTTCCGTATTTATTGCGTAGCGGCAGCGCCGGACAACGAGTTCGACAAGCGCGAAAGCCGCGAGCGGAGCGTCAGTTGTGCGAGTCAGCGCTCGATTCTGACGGTCTCTCGAACGTCCTGAGCGGAGCGCGCTATCTCGACTGTGTATTCGCCTGTATCGACCGTCCACCCGCGGTCCGTATCGTAGCGCGAGAACGCGAGGTCGTCGAGAGAGAGCGAGACGGTTCGTGATTCGCCCGGCGACAGCGAGAGCGATTCGAAGCCCGCGAGTTCGCGATGCGGCCGGTCGATGCCGTCGACGGAGGGCGGTCGAACATACGCCTGTACGACCTCACGCCCTCGGCGACCGGCGACGTTCTCGATAGACACTTCGATAGTGCCCCCGTCGAGAGCGACTGCGTCGCCGTATTCGAAGGTCGCGTAGGAGCGGCCGTGACCGAAGGGGTACGTCGGGTCGGTGTCGGTCGTATCGAAGTGCCGGTACCCGACGAAGATCCCCTCGTCGTAGTGAGCGACGCCGTCGACGCCGGGGAAGCGCCGGTCGTCGCTCGTCGGGTAGGTCTCCGCCGGCGCGAACGTGACCGGCAGTCGGCCGCCGGGGTCTCGGTCGCCGTAGAGGACGGACGCCAACGCGTCGCCGTCGGCTTGACCGGGGTACCAGCTCTGGACGATCGCGGCGACGTCGTCGCGCCACGGTGTCTCGACCGGGCCGCCGGAGCGGAGGACGACGATCGTCCGGTCGTTGGCGGCGGCGACGGCAGAGACGAGTTCGTCCTGTCGGCCCGGGAGCGAGAGGGTGTCGCGGTCCCGCGCTTCGGTCGTCGCGTCGCGGACGACGACGACGGCGGCGTCGGCGTTCGCCGCGGCGTCGACGGCGTCCGAGAGCGAGGGCTCGCTCTCGGGCGCGGAATCGGCGTCGTCGCGGCCGCCCTCGACGAACGGGAGGAGGTCGAACAGCGAGACGGATTCGATCGCGTCGATACCCCGAGCCGTAGTCACTGATCCGGCGGCCCGCTCTTTCAGGCCGTCGACGGGACTTTGCGAGTGAAACGGCGTCGTCTCCGAAGAGCCGCCGCCGCCGAGTTTCGCTTCGTGAACGTGGGGACCGACGAGCGCCACGTCCGCGTCGTCCGAGAGGGGCAGGATGCCGTCGTTTTCGAGTAGGACGGTTCCGCGAACGGCTACTCGTTCGGCGAGGTCGCGGTGACGTTGGCTGTCGAGTTCGCCGGTGCGTTCGGCTCCGTCGAGCAGGCCGATTCGCGCCATCTGTCCGAGGACGCGGGCGACCATGTCGTCGAGGCGGGCCGCTGGGACTGACCCGTCGTCGATAGCAGCGGCTAAGGGGGAACCGAACAGGCCCGCGTGGGTCGCGTCTGGAATTCCGTCTGGCCACTCGAACTCGTCGGCGTCGTCGGCTTCGGGTTCGACTGGGACGCCCGGCATCTCTAAGTCCATACCGGCGTTGGCCGCGCCGACGGTCGTCTCCAGCCCGTACCAGTCCGAGACGACGTAACCGTCGAATCCCCACTCGTCTTTGAGGAGATCGGTGACGAGCGTCTCGTGGTCGCTCATGTGGGTGCCGTTCACTCGGTTGTAGGCCGTCATCACCGACCCGACGCCGGCTTCGACGGTGGCGCGGAACGGCGGAAGATAGAGCTCTCGAAGCGTCCGCTCGTCGACGTCGGAACTGACAGTCGTCCGGCTCGTCTCCTGGTTATTGGCGACGAAGTGCTTGACGGTCGCGACGACGTCTTCGGACTGTATCCCCTCGACGAGCGCTCGGCCGATATCGCTCGCGAGCACGGGGTCTTCCGAGAGATACTCGAAGTTTCGCCCGCAGTGGGGCACCCGCACGATGTTCACGCCGGGGGCCAGTAGCGCGTGCTGACCGTGTGCGGTGGCTTCGCGCGCCATCGCGGCCGCCTGTTCGCGGGCGAGGTCGGGGTCGAACGACGCTGCCGTGGCGAGCGACGCGGGGAACGCGGTCGAGCGCTCGCCCTCGGCGCGGACGCCGAGGGGACCGTCGACGAGGCGAAAGGGTGGAATGTCGAGGCGTCCGACGCCGGCGAGGTAGCCGGTCGCGGTCCCGTCGGGGTCGCGCGTCCCGCAGACGAGCGATAGCTTTTCGGCACGGGTCAGCTCGGAGACGAGTGCGTCGATCTCGGGAGGTGGGTCTGCCATCAGATACCGTATCCTCGGTCGACCGCCGTATAGAGGCTTTGACGACGGAATCGCTAAGCGTCGCGAACCAAAGGTATCGATATGATCGAACGGGGACTGACACGCGGCAGTGAAAAGGATGGAGCGCACATAGTCTGTATGGCGACGAACGACCTGACGAGGGAGGAGCGGTCATGAGCGGGCCACACCAGAACCAGGAACTGGTTACGGCCGGAACATCGCTGGACGACGCCGAGGCGGCGATGGTGTTGGTCCATGGCCGCGGGGCGACGGCACAGAGCATCGTCCAAATGGGACGGGAAGTCCACCGTGCCGGGCTCGCGCTGCTGGCACCGCAGGCCGCCCGCAATACGTGGTATCCCCAGTCGTTCCTCTCGCCCGTCGAGGAGAACGAACCCGGACGGAGTTCGGGGTTACGGGCGGTCGGCGACGCGATGGAACGGGCGAACGACGCGGGGATTCCGGCGGAGAAGATATTCCTACTGGGGTTCTCACAGGGGGCGTGTCTCGCAAGCGAGTACGTCGCACGGAATCCCGAGCGATACGGCGGGCTGGCGGCACTAAGCGGTGGTCTCATCGGCGAATCTGTGAACCCCGACGAGTACGACGGTGATATCGAGCGGACGCCGGTGTTCCTCGGGTGCAGCGACGTGGACCCGCACATCCCGCTGGAGCGGGTTCACGAGACGAAAGCGGTCTTCGAGCGACTGAACGGGGACGTGGACGAACGCATCTACGAGGGGATGGGACACGGCGTCAACGAGGACGAACTCGATGCGGTGGACGAACTAGTCGAGCGATTGATCTCCGCCTGAACCGGTTCACTCCACGTCAGCGAGCGTCCCGAACTCGTCGACGGGGACGACCGAGTAGTCGATGTTCAGCGTGTCCTTGGTCGCGCGAATCTTACCCACGAAGGTCGATATCTCTTCGAGTTCCCCTTCGAGAACGAACAGTTCCATACAGCGGTGTTCGCCGACGTGGCTGTGGAAGTTCGAGGCGACGAGACCCTCGTGCTCGTGGCGCAGGCGCATCATCTTCTCTTCGACGGCGGTCGTGTCGTAGTCGAAGAGGACGGTGACGATCCCCATGAGTTCACGGCCCTCCAGTCGTTTGTCCTCGAACTCGCCCAGTAAGTTCCGACTGGCCTCGCGGATGATCTCGCTCCGGCCGGTGTAGCCGTGTTCCTCGGCGAACTCGTCGATGCGTTTCAGGAGTGACTCCGGCATGGAGACGCTGACGACGGTCATGTATTAACTGAGTCGACAATTCCTATTAAGGATTATCGAACGACTCGCGCCGCGACGGCTTTCTCTCTCCTGATTCTGTGGGGAAAACTTATAATTAGGTCGTAAGTCCCTCTTACCAGTATGACCGCGAACGTCGTGACCGACGCTAACCGGCCACACGTCCCGGGGGATGGGGCGAAGTTGACGGCCGAGATCGAAGTCGAACCCGGCCGACAGGACGAACGACCGACGCGCCAGATCGCGCTGTGTATCGACGCCAGCGGGTCGATGGCGGGCGAGGATATCGAACGCGCTCGGTCGGGGGCTGAGTGGGTGTTCGGACTGCTCGAAGACGACGACTACGTCTCCATCGTCGCCTTCGATAGCGACGTCGAAGTGATCCTCGAAGCGACGCGGTGGGGCGACATCTCACGCGAGGACGCGATGGACCACCTCGAGGAGATCGCCGCTGGCGGCGGGACGGATATGTATCGCGGACTCGCGGCGGCCGCGGAGTCCCTGCGTCGGCTGCCGGACGACGCCACGACTGCGCGTCGCCTCCTGTTGCTCTCGGACGGTAAGGACAACAGCCACGACCCGCCCGAGTTCGAGACGCTCGCGCGGGAGATCGACGCCGAGGGCATCCGCATCAAGTCGGCCGGTATCGGCAGCGACTACCGCAGGGAGACGATCCGGACGCTCGGCTCGACCGCACGCGGGGAGTGGACCCACCTCGAAGCGGCGGGCGACATCGAGCAGTTCTTCGGCGACGCCGTCGAGGAGGCCGGAACGCTCGTCGCGCCCGACGCGCAGCTGGAGTTGGACGTGGCCGAGGGCGTCGAAGTCAGTGAGGTCTACCGCGCGCTGCCACAGACACAGGAGGTCACGCCCGAATGGCGGGACAACGCGACCGTCATCAAACTGCCGGACCTGCTGGACCGCGAGACCCAGCGCGTCGTGCTGAAGATACACGCGCCGCCGCGCGCGGTCGGTCAGGAGGTCACGCTCGCGGACGTGATGCTGACCGCCGGCGGCGAGACGGCGACCGGAGCCATCACCGTCGAGTACACCGACGACGCCGAGAAACTCGGCGAGCACAACGAGCAGGTCGACGTCGACCACCGTCAGACCGTCATCAAGACGGAACTCGGGAAGGGCAACGTCGCGGAAGCCCAGACACAGATCGAGCGGATGACCCGAATCCACGGCGCGGACGCCGAAGCCGTCGAGTCCGCGGAGCGCCAGACACAGATCGTCATGGAGGGCGGCCGCGAGGAACAGAGCCGGGCGACGAAGATCGTCACCGACGAAGGACTCCAGAAGTGACGACGGGCGAATCGGGTGAACCGAGCGAGGCGGCCGACCGAACCCGACGGTGAGCACCGTGACGTGGGAACCCGAACCGGGCGACGCCGTCGGCGGTCGGTACGAACTCGAGGAGTTCCTCGGGAAAGGCGGGTTCGCGAAGGCCTACCGGGCGCTCGATCGGGAGACCGGCGACGCCGTCGTCCTGAAGCACCCGAACTACACGGAGTCACAGAACGACCGGAGCGTCATCGAGGAGTACTTCGAGAAGGAGGCGGAGTCGCTCGAACGCATCGCCGCGGCGGGCGGCCACGAGAACGTGATGGACCTCTACGACACGGTCCGGGAGCGTGACGTCCCCTTCCTCGTCGTCGAACTCGTCGAGGGCGGCATCGAACTCGACGGGGTCATCGACCGGCACGGCCCCATCGAGGACACCGAGCAGGTCCGCCGGATCGGTATCGACCTCGCGGACGCGATGGGCTTCCTCCACGAGAACGAGATCGTCTATCGGGACTTGAAACCCGAGAACGTGATGCTCACGCCCGACATCACGCCGACGCTCATCGACTTCAACACGGCGACGGGGTTCGACGCCACCGGCGACCCGGCGACGGGCAACAACGGGACGACCATCCTCGGGCCGTTCAAACCCCGCGAGGTCGCGGAGGCGAGTCGGACTGACGTCCGGCAGGGGCCGTGGTCCGACGTCTACTCTATCGGGAAGATCCTGCTCTTCCTGCTGAAGGGGAGCGTCCCGAAGAAAGACGGCGTCAACCCACAGGAGTTCGGCGCGGACTGCGAGGACTACCTCGCGGAGATCGTCGAGCGCGCGACCCAGTCGGATTACCGGCATCGCTATCGCAACGCGACGGTGCTCAGAGACGTGCTGGAGGCCAAGGACCCGACGCCGCCCTCGACCGCTTCGGTCAGATACATCCAGGCCGACCAGCAGTTCACGGTCGAACCCGGCGACACGATCGGCCGCGAGGGGGCGACCGGTCCGCCCGCGTCCATCACCATCGAGGACCCGCAGGGCGAGTACATCTCCTCGGTGCAGGTGCAGTTCGACACCCGCGACGGGGAGTGGCACCTGGTCGACCGGAGTCTCAACGGCACGTTCGTCCAGAAGGGGTCGGGATGGCAGCGAGTGCTCTGCGAGGCGGGCCGCGAGCGCCTCCGACAGGAGGGCGAGGACCCGACGGACAGACACGGCGACGTGCCGCCGGAGTCGGTGCGACTGCGGGACGGCGACCTCGTCTCGCTCGTCCATCCGACCTACGGCGTCACCTTCGAGTTTCACCCCGAGTGATCATGCGATACGCAACCAACTACGACATCGGCGACCGGAAGCGCGGACGAGGAATCAACGAGGACAGCCTCTCGCTGACCGTCTTCGAGGAGGGACACCGCGACGGTTATCGGGGGCAGCAACGCTCGCCCGATAGCGGCGAGGCGTCGAGCGCGGACGCGGATGACGGCGACAGCGGGGCCGAGGATACGGACGAGCGAGAAACGGAAGACGAACGCGAGGGCCGCCCGGCCAACCGCTCGGCTGGCGTGTTCGTCCTCGCGGACGGCGCGGGCGGTCACGACGCGGGCGACGCGGCCTCCTACATCGCGACGACGGTCGTCGCCGAGCGGCTGGCTCCGGTCGCCATCCGCGCGGTTCGGAGCCACCCGGACGGGTTCGACGTGGACATCGGGCCGAACGTGCTCCCCGAGACGCTCGGTCCCGAGGACATTCAGGCCGCTATCGAGAGCGCCGTCGTCGAAGCCCACCGCGATATCGTTCGGTACGCCGACGAGTCGGGGTCGCAGTCGTACACGACGCTCGTCGCCGGCGTCTACGCCGACGGCAAGCTCCACCTCGGCTGGGTGGGCGACAGCCGTGCCTATCTCGTCAACCACGCCCGCGAGGAGATCGCCCGGCTGACCAAGGACCACGCCGTCGTCGAGGAGATGGCCGACGTCGGGGAGATCGACGACGTGGAGGCGCACGTCCACCCGAACGGCAACGAGATAACGCGGGCGCTCGGCGGCTCCGGTCACGAGGACCCCGAACGGGCCTTCGTCGAGGTCGACACGCGGACCGTCCGGTTGTACGCCGAGGACACCATCCTCGCGACGAGCGACGGTCTCGTCGACGCCCAGACCGACGCGCCGGAGCTCTACGAGGAGTACGTGGATGCCGACCGCTCCGAAGCGGTCGCCGAGACCGTCCGCGAGGCGGTCGTCACCGACGACGAGATCCGAGACGTCCTTCTGGACGCCGACTCGCTCGCCGACGCCGCTCGGGAGTACGTCTCGGTGGCCAACGACCGCGGCGGAAAGGACAACATCTCCGTCCTCATGTTCGCCGACGAAACGCTTCCGCCGACCCCCGAGACCGGTGGACTGCCGGTGCGGGCCGCAGACCCGGACGAAGACGTCGAAGACCGCGAGACGCTCATAATGTCAGACGAGTGAACTTCAGGGGTAACGTTTTATTTCTCGCCGTGAAACCCGCCAACGAACGAGCATGTCAGACGCAAGTACCGAACGTGGGGTGGAGTGCCCGATCTGCGGGGAGGAGTTCGACCCGTCGACAGCGGGCGGGTGGTGTACGAATCCGGAGTGCGGGGAGTGGCAGTACACGGACGATAGCGATGTAGACGAGGCCACGGAAGCGGATAGTGACGCGTCCACGGAGACGACTGCCGAGGAGTCTGACCGCGACTTGCTCTCCGAGACGGCGGAGCGTACCGACGACAGCGACTCCGTCGCCGACGCCGAGTCGACCACCGGAGCGGCTTCAGGTGACGCCGGCGAGACAGACGACGCTGGTGAGACGGCCGAAGTGAGCGAGTGGGACGAGGACGTCGAGACGGCCGAAACCGACGGCGTGGCGGAGGCGTCCGAGGAGGGCGCGCCCGCCGACGCCGCCGACGCGGAGCCGGCCCCGGACTCGCCGGGCGCGCCGGCCGGCGACGAGTCGCCCGAACCGGACGCCGAGGCGGCGACGAGCGACGCGCCGGCCGAGACGCCGGAGACGGCGACCGACGCGGGGGCCGACGAGACGACCGCCGGCGAGTCGGCGGGCGAAGAATCCGCGTCCGAGGAGTCGACTGCCGAAGTCGACGAACGCGACGAATCTGCCGTCGAGGCGAACGGGGCGACGGCTGCCGAAGCGGAATCGGAGACCGAGGATCGAGAGATGGCGGACGACGAGACCGCTGAAGCGGAGCCGGCGACCGTCGACTGTCCGGACTGCGGTGCGGACCTCGATCCCGAGGCCAACTTCTGTCTGGAGTGTGGGGCCGACGTACAGGACCTCGAACCGGGCGAACCCGACCCCCTCGCGGAGTGCCCGGAGTGCGGTGCGGACGTCGACGAGGACGCCAACTTCTGTATGAACTGCGGCGAGGACCTCGACGCGCACCGGGGCGGTGAATCCGGTGGAGACGACTCGGGAAGTCAGGACGCCGTCGAGGCCCTGGAGGCACAGAGCGACGACGGCGAGACGGAGCCGGTCCCGGACTCGCTGGTGCTCGAAGTCGGCGGCGAGGAGATTCCGGTCGCCGACGGCGAGAAGGTCGGTCGGGAGATCCGAGCGGCGCTCATAGACGCCGGACGACCGGAGGACGAGGCGGTCCGAATCCACCGGGAACACGTCCGGTTCGTCCGCGAGGCAGACGCGTTCTACCTCGTCGATCTCGGTGACAACCCGACTCGGCTCAACGGTCAGACGCTCCAGAAGGGCGACCGGGAACCGGTCGCGCCGGGGGACGAACTCGAACTCTCCGGCGTCGCGACTGTCGCGATTCGAGCGCCCTGACCGCACGAATTAAGCCATCACTTGGAGATACGTCACGTAATGTCGGACGGGGTCCCCGCCGAAGAGTTTCGCCGGTCGCTGTCGCTGCTCGCCACCGAGTGGTGGGTACTCGTCGGCGGGCTCGCGGGGTACCTGTTCTACGGCACGTGGGTCGTCCTCACCGGGATTGCCGTCGGCCGCATCGTGCCAAGCTTCGCGGATGCAACCGTGCTGACCGTCGGCGGCGTGGCCATCACGGGACTCTCGGCCGCCGCCCTCGCGCTGTGGCTCCTCGCACCTGCGCTCGTAGCCGCGCGGCTGACGAACGGTCGGTTCCGAAACAGACACGGGAACCTCGCGAAGCGATACCGGCTGAACCACCCGAGTGTTCTCGTCGCGCCACCGGGGGCCCTCTTACTCGGCTGCCTGTTGGTGTCGCTCGCCATCGGGCCGACATTGGCCGTCACGGTTGTGGCGCTCGTAGCCAGCGTCCACCTGCTCGTACGGACCGTCGTCTACGGCTATCGGGTGTACTCGCTGTCGGTGCCGCCGCTGTTCACGCTGTTTCTCTACGTGACTGCCGCGATGCTCGCGGCCGGGTGGCTCGTTCAGGCGACGTTCCTCGGTAGCGTGAGTCCGTCCATCGGGAGGCTGCTGACCGCCGCTGGCGTCGACGGCGTCGTCGAGACGGGGTTCGAAATGACCGGCGTCGGCCCGAGTGCGGCGCTCGCCGCCGTGGTCGCGGTTCCCGCGCTCCTCTCGACGGCGTACCTCCTCGCTCAGCAGGTCGCCGGCGCGATCGTCAGGTCGAAAGCCCCCCTCGCCGAGCCGTCGCGCCGGCCCGGCCAGCGGTTCCCGATCATGCCGCCGGTCGCGCGGGCGGAAGGGGGACCAAGCGACGCTCGGGCCGAATCGACGAGTGACCGCGCTATCGAGGACGGAACGCTGCCGGACGAGGGCGGCGAGAGGGACGAGAACGCGGCCGATCGCGGGACGGTGGAGACCCCGGTCGAAGAACGAGGCGGAGACGACCGTTCCTCGAACACGCGGGTGTTCACGCCGGACGAAGCGGTTCCAGAAGAGACGGAGACGAACGTGGGTGCGGGGGTGACGACGTTCGACGACGCGGACGATTCCGTGGATACCGAAGGCGAGGACGACGGGTGGCTGGACGACACGGCGGTGTTCTCGCCGGAGCGCCGCGACGCGTCAACGTCCGAGGCGTGTCCCGCCTGCGGCCGGGAGATCCCGCCGGAGACGACGGCGACGTTCTGTCCCGACTGCGGCGAGCGCCTCGACTAGACGTCGAAGACGACGTAAGCGCGCCAGCCGTCGGGCGTCGATTCGACGGCCATCTCGGAGTAGGTGACGGCTTTCACCTCTCTGGCGGTGACCGCTTCGAGCGGGACACCGCGGGCGCTCGCCTCGACGCGCCACTCGCCACCCTCCTCTGTGACGGCGGCGTCGTTTTCGACCGGGAGGACGTTCCGAACGTCCCGCTCGTAGATGAGTTCGTCGAGGTAATCGAACAGGAGCGCCTCGACGGACTCCGCGGTGACGCGGAGGTCGAAGCGCTCGCCCGCGTCGGGGACCGTCTCGCACATCGCGGCGGCGAGGCCGTCGGCCATCGCGGCGAACGTCTCGTCGAGGGTCCCGCCGGTGGCCTCGACGGCGACGTCTGCCGTGTGGGAACGGAGGGTGAACGGCATCGCTCGACGGTTCGCTCCTCGCCGAAAAAGAGGTGCGGGTTCTCGAGATCTCGGGCGACGGCTGGCTGTGTCACGGGTTACCGAACGTGCAGTAGATTTAATATGTGTTCCTGAGATGGATAAAATACGTCACACGAAGCGACGTGGTGTTCCCATGACCGACAACATCCAGGCCCCATCGTCCGCGCCCGACGCACGCTGTGCGTACAGCGTGCCGACGGCCCCCGGACGCGGCGAGCGTGCCGCGTCCGGGATTCCCTTTATCGGGGCTTGGATCGGTCGGGTGAACGCCCGTCCGTCCCGCCTCGCATAGGGACACAGCGCCGCCGTGGGACGGTTGTCCGGTCGCGCGGACGCCCACTGCGGCGGCGCTTCGATCTCGTCTTCCGACGCCCCGATTCGCCGGCGACGCCGCTGCCGACGACCGCCGGGCGCTCAACTACCTTCGTGGGTAGACGGTTCGCTCGGTGACAGACGACCGTCGTCCGTCCTCACGAGCCGGGCGTGATCGGGTGCTCGGAAACGACCAACTGGTGAGAGATGTCTCC encodes the following:
- a CDS encoding beta-glucosidase, with protein sequence MADPPPEIDALVSELTRAEKLSLVCGTRDPDGTATGYLAGVGRLDIPPFRLVDGPLGVRAEGERSTAFPASLATAASFDPDLAREQAAAMAREATAHGQHALLAPGVNIVRVPHCGRNFEYLSEDPVLASDIGRALVEGIQSEDVVATVKHFVANNQETSRTTVSSDVDERTLRELYLPPFRATVEAGVGSVMTAYNRVNGTHMSDHETLVTDLLKDEWGFDGYVVSDWYGLETTVGAANAGMDLEMPGVPVEPEADDADEFEWPDGIPDATHAGLFGSPLAAAIDDGSVPAARLDDMVARVLGQMARIGLLDGAERTGELDSQRHRDLAERVAVRGTVLLENDGILPLSDDADVALVGPHVHEAKLGGGGSSETTPFHSQSPVDGLKERAAGSVTTARGIDAIESVSLFDLLPFVEGGRDDADSAPESEPSLSDAVDAAANADAAVVVVRDATTEARDRDTLSLPGRQDELVSAVAAANDRTIVVLRSGGPVETPWRDDVAAIVQSWYPGQADGDALASVLYGDRDPGGRLPVTFAPAETYPTSDDRRFPGVDGVAHYDEGIFVGYRHFDTTDTDPTYPFGHGRSYATFEYGDAVALDGGTIEVSIENVAGRRGREVVQAYVRPPSVDGIDRPHRELAGFESLSLSPGESRTVSLSLDDLAFSRYDTDRGWTVDTGEYTVEIARSAQDVRETVRIER
- a CDS encoding alpha/beta hydrolase, with product MSGPHQNQELVTAGTSLDDAEAAMVLVHGRGATAQSIVQMGREVHRAGLALLAPQAARNTWYPQSFLSPVEENEPGRSSGLRAVGDAMERANDAGIPAEKIFLLGFSQGACLASEYVARNPERYGGLAALSGGLIGESVNPDEYDGDIERTPVFLGCSDVDPHIPLERVHETKAVFERLNGDVDERIYEGMGHGVNEDELDAVDELVERLISA
- a CDS encoding CopG family ribbon-helix-helix protein, yielding MTVVSVSMPESLLKRIDEFAEEHGYTGRSEIIREASRNLLGEFEDKRLEGRELMGIVTVLFDYDTTAVEEKMMRLRHEHEGLVASNFHSHVGEHRCMELFVLEGELEEISTFVGKIRATKDTLNIDYSVVPVDEFGTLADVE
- a CDS encoding vWA domain-containing protein yields the protein MTANVVTDANRPHVPGDGAKLTAEIEVEPGRQDERPTRQIALCIDASGSMAGEDIERARSGAEWVFGLLEDDDYVSIVAFDSDVEVILEATRWGDISREDAMDHLEEIAAGGGTDMYRGLAAAAESLRRLPDDATTARRLLLLSDGKDNSHDPPEFETLAREIDAEGIRIKSAGIGSDYRRETIRTLGSTARGEWTHLEAAGDIEQFFGDAVEEAGTLVAPDAQLELDVAEGVEVSEVYRALPQTQEVTPEWRDNATVIKLPDLLDRETQRVVLKIHAPPRAVGQEVTLADVMLTAGGETATGAITVEYTDDAEKLGEHNEQVDVDHRQTVIKTELGKGNVAEAQTQIERMTRIHGADAEAVESAERQTQIVMEGGREEQSRATKIVTDEGLQK
- a CDS encoding FHA domain-containing serine/threonine-protein kinase, whose amino-acid sequence is MTWEPEPGDAVGGRYELEEFLGKGGFAKAYRALDRETGDAVVLKHPNYTESQNDRSVIEEYFEKEAESLERIAAAGGHENVMDLYDTVRERDVPFLVVELVEGGIELDGVIDRHGPIEDTEQVRRIGIDLADAMGFLHENEIVYRDLKPENVMLTPDITPTLIDFNTATGFDATGDPATGNNGTTILGPFKPREVAEASRTDVRQGPWSDVYSIGKILLFLLKGSVPKKDGVNPQEFGADCEDYLAEIVERATQSDYRHRYRNATVLRDVLEAKDPTPPSTASVRYIQADQQFTVEPGDTIGREGATGPPASITIEDPQGEYISSVQVQFDTRDGEWHLVDRSLNGTFVQKGSGWQRVLCEAGRERLRQEGEDPTDRHGDVPPESVRLRDGDLVSLVHPTYGVTFEFHPE
- a CDS encoding PP2C family protein-serine/threonine phosphatase encodes the protein MRYATNYDIGDRKRGRGINEDSLSLTVFEEGHRDGYRGQQRSPDSGEASSADADDGDSGAEDTDERETEDEREGRPANRSAGVFVLADGAGGHDAGDAASYIATTVVAERLAPVAIRAVRSHPDGFDVDIGPNVLPETLGPEDIQAAIESAVVEAHRDIVRYADESGSQSYTTLVAGVYADGKLHLGWVGDSRAYLVNHAREEIARLTKDHAVVEEMADVGEIDDVEAHVHPNGNEITRALGGSGHEDPERAFVEVDTRTVRLYAEDTILATSDGLVDAQTDAPELYEEYVDADRSEAVAETVREAVVTDDEIRDVLLDADSLADAAREYVSVANDRGGKDNISVLMFADETLPPTPETGGLPVRAADPDEDVEDRETLIMSDE
- a CDS encoding zinc ribbon domain-containing protein; this translates as MSDASTERGVECPICGEEFDPSTAGGWCTNPECGEWQYTDDSDVDEATEADSDASTETTAEESDRDLLSETAERTDDSDSVADAESTTGAASGDAGETDDAGETAEVSEWDEDVETAETDGVAEASEEGAPADAADAEPAPDSPGAPAGDESPEPDAEAATSDAPAETPETATDAGADETTAGESAGEESASEESTAEVDERDESAVEANGATAAEAESETEDREMADDETAEAEPATVDCPDCGADLDPEANFCLECGADVQDLEPGEPDPLAECPECGADVDEDANFCMNCGEDLDAHRGGESGGDDSGSQDAVEALEAQSDDGETEPVPDSLVLEVGGEEIPVADGEKVGREIRAALIDAGRPEDEAVRIHREHVRFVREADAFYLVDLGDNPTRLNGQTLQKGDREPVAPGDELELSGVATVAIRAP
- a CDS encoding zinc ribbon domain-containing protein, with amino-acid sequence MSDGVPAEEFRRSLSLLATEWWVLVGGLAGYLFYGTWVVLTGIAVGRIVPSFADATVLTVGGVAITGLSAAALALWLLAPALVAARLTNGRFRNRHGNLAKRYRLNHPSVLVAPPGALLLGCLLVSLAIGPTLAVTVVALVASVHLLVRTVVYGYRVYSLSVPPLFTLFLYVTAAMLAAGWLVQATFLGSVSPSIGRLLTAAGVDGVVETGFEMTGVGPSAALAAVVAVPALLSTAYLLAQQVAGAIVRSKAPLAEPSRRPGQRFPIMPPVARAEGGPSDARAESTSDRAIEDGTLPDEGGERDENAADRGTVETPVEERGGDDRSSNTRVFTPDEAVPEETETNVGAGVTTFDDADDSVDTEGEDDGWLDDTAVFSPERRDASTSEACPACGREIPPETTATFCPDCGERLD
- a CDS encoding archease, giving the protein MPFTLRSHTADVAVEATGGTLDETFAAMADGLAAAMCETVPDAGERFDLRVTAESVEALLFDYLDELIYERDVRNVLPVENDAAVTEEGGEWRVEASARGVPLEAVTAREVKAVTYSEMAVESTPDGWRAYVVFDV